The stretch of DNA GCCGAGTCCTCCTCTTGCGCCTCGCGAGCCTTTGCAAGCTTTCTTGCCCTCTCCTCCTCACGAGCAAGTTTCGCTTGGCGTGCCCTCTCCTCGTCTCGTTTCTTCCGCTCCATCCTCTCCTTCTGACGACGCTCTTCCTCCAAGCCTCTTCGAAACGATTCTTCGAACCGCCGTTGTCGCCTAAGACAATCTTGGTATTGGTCCTTTTTGACATCTTCTGGCACTTCAAGATCTATCCACATGAAGTACTTGCATAGAGGAGGCGGTGACTGCATACAAAAATTTTGTTAGTGTTGACACACATTTGATAGTAACATTTTACTTCTCGAGCTTACCGGTGGTCGGTCATAGGCGTTAGTTGGAAGTGCACGATCATAAGCATAGTTCGGGCATACAAAATATCTCCGCCCTTCCGTCCATGATTTATTTCGGTCGGTGGATACCTTCACCTTGCAAACATCTCCACACCAACATGGCGGGATGTTGGCATCTTTCTCCTTCACCTTGTCCAAAGATGCGTCCTCCCACTTGTTCGGCATGTCTTCTTGGTTAGCACACGGTGGCCTCGTCATGGAACCGGATGAAGCCATGCCTACAAAACCGATAATTCTTGGTTAACCCTAACCCCCACTTAACAATAACCACAATCCTAaccatagcataaccctaacacTAACATCAAACACACATACCCCTAACCCTAGCATACCATGAAAGCCTAACCAACCCAAATTAGCAAAGAAACTTAACATCATTCAACAAATATTTGCAAATCCAAGCCAAAACTAGGGTTTCCCCAAAGTAGCAAGATTTGAGCAAATGTGACAATTCCTATGGATGAAAACGAGGGGATCGAAGGAGATTACCTTAAGGAAGGGGTTGGCTTCGAAATCCACGGTCAAATACTTCGGATTTGCAAGATTTGAGAAGGATTTGAGAGGGGAGAGGGGAAGAGAGGAGGGGCGCAAGGCTAAGGGTTTGtgtggggtgggggggggggggggggggggggggatgggaGAGAGGGTGGGGCCAGCCTAAGTGGAACACAGACTGTGCAGCGCCCAAGAGCTAGGTGCTGCACATTACAAGTGTGGCGCCTAAGCCTGAGGCGCTGCAGTGCTGTCTGTGGGGCCGCAACTGGACCAGGGCTGCCACGCTGGCACGAGGTGCGACGCCCAAGAGAGAGGCTCTGCATAGTAGTGTGTGGCGCCCAGCTGTCGGGCGCCACACGAAAGGGTCAGCAGAGTGAAATTTTTTCGGAACGAGGTCAGTTTGTGATTTGATTTGGACCTCAGGTCAAATATGTGATTTCTGCCTTGACTAGTGCATGCTCCGGTACTTAGCACCCAGACAGAGCAGTCCTCGGAAAGCATGAGCATGAGCTCAGCCCCTAGTGATGTCGTCCATGTACACGCAGATGATCGGCGCGACCAACGAGAGCTACGGGCTATCCTACTACGGCCCGATGCTTGTGCACCTGGCCGAGTGCGCGTTTGTGCGCCACATGTTCCAGGCCGTTGTCAAGGACCACTGTCCTGGGCCATGGAGGTAAAATGAGGAGGTGTACCGGGGCTTCCTGGCAGTCGCGGACGTCGAGCAGCTCTCGGTGCTGCTGTGGGTCGTGCACTCGAGGGAGAGATGAAAGAGGAAGCGACGCCAAGGACATGGAGCTCATGGCGTTGCCGCCGCCGTTCAGGTACCAGCGGAGCGCCCACTCCTGGTGGCCGGAGAGCTCGAGCGGCTTGAGTTGGGATGGCAGGTCACTGGCGGCGGGCGGGGGTTCGGGGAGGGGCCCCGCGACGTGAGGAAGAGGGGCAGATGCAGGTGTGGGTGACGGAGCAGCAGGAAATGGTTGGGGCAGAGTATAATTTTTAGTCCCTTGCGGCGGATTGGGGATGGGTTAGGTCTGCGTTAAAGGAGTAAAACTGACTTTTTACACCTCTAACACCCAGTTAGAAATGCCCTTAATTGGGTTGGTCATGTCCCGGCGATCAACTCCTTAGCTCCTTCCGCATTCACTCTTCATGTTTGTTTGTCGCCCTTGCCTCTCATTTCCATGAAAAAAAACACTTGCTCTGTTTCAAAACATCTGAAGTTCTAAGTTTGTTGAACTTTCTAAAAtctgaccaagtttatagaaaaaagagaaaagtatacttttcgtcCCTCAACTATCGGTGAAGTTTAGATTTGGTCCCTCAATTTCGAAACCGGACAACTTGCACCTCCAACTAATGAAACCGGACAAGGTTCGTCCCTGGCCCCGGTTTTGACCGGTGCTGACTCAAATTCGTGTAATCTTTACAAATCTTTGAAGTTTTTGAAATTCACATACTCTTCTCAAATCCATATAGGTTTTTCAAGATCGCGCAAGTTTTTCAAAAATAAACATACCTTTTTCAAATCTGTGAACTATTTCGAAATTTGTGTACTTTTTTCAAATCCGTGATTTTTTAATTTGCATACTTTTTTCAAATTAGTGTATTTTTTTCAAGTTCGTGTAATGTTATCAAATCCAAGTATTTTTTTTCAAATCCATGGTGTTTTTGAAAATCACGTACTTGTTTCAAATCTGCATACTTTTTAAAGTTTATGTATTTTTTTTCAAATCCGTGTTCCTTTTCCAATCCGTGAACTTTGTTTGAAATTCACATACTTGTGTCAAGTTGACATTATTTTTCAAATCCACACATTTATTCTAATTTACGTAAAAGAAATTCAAATCCGTGTACTTTTTCAAGTTCGCGTAAACTTTTCATATTCATTAACTCTTTCCAAAAAAATGTACGCGAATATGAATAAGTACGTCAATTTAAAAAATTACATGCATTAATTAGAAAAAAGCGCATGAACTTTAAATAAGTACGCGGATTTGAAAAAAGTACGTGAACTTGGAAAAAGTACCCGGATTTGGAAAGAgtacacaaatttttaaaaagttcatgTATTTGAAAACATTAAGCGGACTTGGAAATGGTATGCGGATTTGAGTCGGCACGGTCAAAACTGGGGTGGGACAACGCCAAAACCGGTCAAAACCGCGACCACGGACGAATTTTGTCCGGTTTCAGTAGTTAAGAGTGCAAGTTGTCCGGTTTTGAAGTTGAGGGATGAAATCTAGATTTCGCCAAGAATTGAGGAAtgaaaagtatacttttctctAGAAAAAATGACTAATATCCACTGcatcaatatatatatatatacccaaAATATATATAGCTATAATGATGAATCTAATGACACTAATTTGACGTTGTGAATGATGGTGCAGACATCTTTCTATAGACTTTTTCAAACATAAATAATTTTCATTTAGAATAAACCCAAAACTTGAAATATTTTGAAACCGAGGAAGCAGCAAGGAGGGCATTCGCGTGCTAAAACATGTGTCCGTGTACATACTTATGTACCCGTCTACTCCACACCAGATGCACGGGCACaccagtagatataatacaatgacttcgtaaatctcaagatgatatgccggctcagtctctcggaggtacTCATAAGGATAGGATGTGCGTATGTGCGTTCATAaggatgagtgtatgcgcgtgtatatgagcgcttgtgtctgtactgatgctaaaAAAAAAATATGGTGGGCAGGCAGAGGCAGGTGTCCTCCACTCCACCCGCAGAGTATCCGGACGGACGAACCCAACGACCCTTGCGCGCAGCCCAATGAGAACTCGGCGGTATGACTCACTGACGTGCGGACCCACACCTACCCGTCCCCACCGACCAGTGGCACGCGACAGGGTCCACGCACACCAACTGCGCCTCCACCTCCGGCTGCAGCAGCACGCGCGCGAGCGAGCGACGACTCTGTTTTTCCGTTCTCCTCTCTTCTCTGACTCTGTCATCCTTGCCTTCAACGCCATTTCAAACCACACCCgcgatcgccgccgccgccaccaccaccgccggATGCCGATGGCCGCGCCGCAGACTCGCCGCCACCTGCAGGCCGCCTTCCTCCGCAGCAAgccccccgcccccgcccccgtcAACGGGAAGGCCGGCGCGACCAATGGGaaacccgccgccgcctcctccaagCCCAACTCGCCCGCCTCGCCCGCCCAGGCACCACCAACGTACGCTCTCCGCCGATCGTCGGTTCGTTCCCTTCCGCTTGATTTTGATTCGAACGATTTATACATGCGGTGTTTATGAATGTGGCGTAGGTCGTCGCTGGAGGATAGGACGGTGAAGCAGCTCAGGCTGGCCAAGGCCCTGACTCTCCCGGAGGCCACCGCGGTGTCCGAGGCGTGCAGGAGGATGGCCGCCAGGCGCGCCGACGCCAAAGGGGTGCTCTCAGGCATCGTCACGGCCGAGGTCAGAAACTCATCACAAGGAGTCTTGAGTCTTTGCAACGTGAAAACAGGGAATATCAACTTTAAACTGCAGGGGAATGATAATGCGATTCTTGGGGCTGGCGCTGGATGACCCAAAAATTTCGAGTGTCTCTTGAGATGAGCTGCAATTCTGCACGGTCATGTGGATAACATAGCTTCTTGATTTCTTCGGATGCCAAGTATGTAAAATCATATCATATTTTCAGGGAAAATGAGACTGACATGCGCTTTGCTATTTAGGACAAACTGGAAAGGGGGATTGGGTTTAATGAATAGATATAACAAACATTAAACTGTTGGGTTTTCGGGGGGTTTTCTTAAGGAATTGGATGTGGTTAATGACGAGCATCAGGTTTTCTATGAATCAATAGTGATGGATACACAGAACTATTTATTGCCACCGAGGCACTGCAGAAGATGGTCCAAGGTCTGCTTGTTGTTTTTCTTCAGTACCACAATTAGCAGTATTTGTTGCCAGTTTCGCCTTCAGTCATAATCATAGCGATGTATTTTGTCAGTAACTGAAGTCGTGGCCGAATATAAAACCTACTTAGGCCTACTTTCTAAAAATATATGTGAGAAAACAAATAATCTGCAACTGAGAGTCATCTTGAATTGAGGAATAGTGTAACTCGGAGCAATTTTATTACATCCTAGCTAATAGCCAGAGGCAAGAACTGCAAGAGGAATAGTGTGCCTGAAAGTACAAGAATGTTCTCTTAAGAAATTTCTGTCGTGTTTTATGCTGGGATTTTGTTGTCATTCTTATTGACCTCTTCTATCTTATCTTCATGGTTTCTTTCATGTCATATGAATTCATATACAGGCAAATTTCGGCATCTTCCTGTAGTGGAGCATGGTGAGGTCATTGCCATGTTGGATATTACCAAGTTCCTCTATGATGCGATTTCTAGAATGGAAAAGGCAGCAGAACAAGGTAGTGCTATTGCCGCTGCTATGGAAAGGGTCAAACGGCAGTGGGGAAATGAATTTGCAGGTTGCTTTTTCAGTTTCttttaatatgattaaattgactACTTTTTTTACAAGCATACTTATTTCAATTTTCATGATCACCAATGATGCATTTCATTCAGGTCTGTTTGATTAACTAGCTGATGTCATATTTTGGGTCCTTACTTCAGGTCCGCACACGTTAATAGAAAATCTTCGAGAACACATGTTCAAGCCTTCCTTATCAACTATCATAACTGAAAATAGCAGGTCAAATTTCTACTGCCAGAAAAATGTATGATGTGATTTTGTTTCTTATGACTGAACATTGCTGTCGCTTATCCTTTGTAGTGTTCCATCAGTATCTCCATCAGATCTGGTAACTGTAGCTGCCAAAAAGATGAGAGAGTACCAAGTTAACTCAGTGGTTGTCATGACAGGGAACATGCTGCAAGGCATTCTCACATATGTTCTTATCAAAATCCGCGTAGTTTTAAAGTTTTCCCATCTCATTTATTTGTTAAGTACTATCACCAAGATGCTGAGCACACTGTAGTTCCAAGGATTTGGTTTTGCGAGTAGTGGCACAAAATCTGTCCCCAGAGGTGACTCTGGTAGAAAAGGTGTGGCAAAAGAACTGAAGCATCCATATTTTAAGCAATCAAGATTTTTGCCCTATTTTTCTCCTAAAGCGATGTTAACTTTCCGAAGGTCATGACTGCAAGTCCTGATTGTGCTACATTGGACACATCAATCCTCGAGGCTCTGCAATCAATGCAAGATAGAAAATGTCGTCATATTCTTGTTGCGGACAAAAGTAAGTACTGAATTCTAACATCAAAGAAAAGTTCCGTTCTATGTACATATCTAAGTTAAATCTTTGAACAGGAGGACAGATTGTCGCCTGTTTGGACGCTCTACAGTTAACCCACACAGCCATCTCCATGGTAAGAATGAATTATTATGTTTCCACTACCATACTGCACATTTCATTATTTCCTCATATTAAAGAGAAAGAACAGTACTTTCTTGGAAGGTGAAGCTTTCATTCTGAAGGGAAGTCCCTGGCACATGAGTTCTATTTTTGTTGCATCAAACTGATTCAGTCACGATATTTTACATTAGTTGAATTAAAGATTCTGTTAGCTATGATCGTTTTGTTGCACCATACAAATACGTTATTTTTATTTCTCATCACCATATAATCCTgactttttgtgtgttctcatTAGGTTGAGGGAGCCTCTGGACCAAACAATGTGGCAAATACCATGGTTCAGAAGTTTTGGGATTCAGCACTTGCCTTGCATCCTGCAGAAGACTATGACTGGCATAGGTTTGTTCTTCTTCGATTTGCATTTACTCTTACATTCCTGAAGATGGTTTGATCAGTCTTCTGTTATATAGTGCAGTGACGAATCTCGTACGGCAGCCTCAGACAGTGCTGAAGGAAAGCAAACACCCCCTCATGTTGGCAATGCATTCTCTTTCAAAATTGAAGACAGAAAAGGGCGAATGCACAGATTCAGTTGCGGTTGGTGCATTTCTTATCGTCTTTCCCTATTGCGGTTTACTGACGAAGTATGATAAATTTGTTTGTCTTCCTGAAGAACTTCTGATAGGCTCCTCCTTTATGCAGTTTCAGAAAGCTTAGAAGAGCTTGTGTCTGCTATTGCATACAGATTAGGAACAGAAAACAAGAAGGCGAATGTAAACCTTATGGTAAGAGGTTGAGCTTTGCTAATGCAGTGTGCCTCCAAGTGAGCAACAAGCCGAGCAAAATCTTGTAGATGGGATTTTGTTTTTGGGTATAATTTGTGGACCTATGTACGTTTTTAATCCTTACTTAAAATCGTTTTCAACAGTACAATGACGACGAAGTTGATAGAGTACTTCTGGCTACCGACGCCGACCTGGTTGCAGCAATTGAACATGCCAGATCAGCAGGATGGAAGGTTGTTTTTCTATTCTTTTGTATACCAACATCTTGAATTCCCCGCATGTCGTCTGCATCCTCGGTAATGTAGCTGTGCCGCAACCTAAGTGCGACCGATCATTTTTAGTTTCTTAGTTCTTCTTCTTGCAACTTAGGTTCAGTAATTTACTTTGAGGTTCAGTCTTTTTTGGCATTTCGTTTTGCTGTTTCAGGTTCTGAGGCTGCACATGGACGACGGGTCAAAGATCAGCGCAGATCCCACACC from Triticum urartu cultivar G1812 chromosome 3, Tu2.1, whole genome shotgun sequence encodes:
- the LOC125547300 gene encoding CBS domain-containing protein CBSCBSPB3-like, which encodes MAAPQTRRHLQAAFLRSKPPAPAPVNGKAGATNGKPAAASSKPNSPASPAQAPPTSSLEDRTVKQLRLAKALTLPEATAVSEACRRMAARRADAKGVLSGIVTAEDKLERGIGDGYTELFIATEALQKMVQGKFRHLPVVEHGEVIAMLDITKFLYDAISRMEKAAEQGSAIAAAMERVKRQWGNEFAGPHTLIENLREHMFKPSLSTIITENSSVPSVSPSDLVTVAAKKMREYQVNSVVVMTGNMLQGILTSKDLVLRVVAQNLSPEVTLVEKVMTASPDCATLDTSILEALQSMQDRKCRHILVADKRGQIVACLDALQLTHTAISMVEGASGPNNVANTMVQKFWDSALALHPAEDYDWHSDESRTAASDSAEGKQTPPHVGNAFSFKIEDRKGRMHRFSCVSESLEELVSAIAYRLGTENKKANVNLMYNDDEVDRVLLATDADLVAAIEHARSAGWKVLRLHMDDGSKISADPTPASSVDTSSARRSWPSLRLGTVASAAAIAGVGAIVYLRCSRQ